Genomic segment of Mycolicibacterium psychrotolerans:
CAAGATCCAGTGGGCGCAGGCGGCCGCGCGCCAGGGCATCGCGCTGGACCCGAAGTTCTCGAACTCGAACTCCCAGACCTCCTCGGAGTACCACGGCGTCGTCGTCACCTACGCCCAGGTGGCCAGCCATCCCTCGCGGCACCGCGTCCGTACCGAGAATCGCAAGACGCTCGTCGTGTTCGACGAGATCCATCACGGCGGGGACGCCAAGAGTTGGGGCGACGCGATCCGGGAGGCCTTCGACGATGCCACCCGCCGGCTCGCGCTGACCGGTACACCGTTCCGCAGCGACGACAGCGCGATCCCCTTCGTCACCTACGAGCCCGATAAGGCGAATGCGCACTTGAAAGTTTCGAAGGCGGACCACACCTACGGCTACTCCGACGCGCTGGCCGACGGCGTGGTGCGGCCCGTGATGTTCATGGCGTACTCCGGTGAGGCCCGGTGGCGCGACAGCGCCGGCGAGGAGCACGCGGCGCGCCTCGGCGAGCCGCTGACCGCAGAGCAGACCGCCCGGGCGTGGAAGACCGCGCTCAACCCGGCGGGACAGTGGATGCCCGCGGTGATCGCCGCCGCCGACACCCGGCTGCGCGGGCTGCGCCGGCACGTGCCCGACGCAGGCGGGATGGTCATCGCCTCGGATCAGACGGCTGCCCGCGCGTACGCCGACCTGCTGACCACGATCACCGGCGAGGCGCCCACGGTGGTGCTCTCCGACGACAAGGGCGCGTCGGACCGCATCTCGCAGTTCTCCGCAGGCACGTCGCGGTGGCTGGTGGCGGTGCGCATGGTGTCCGAAGGGGTCGACGTGCCGCGCCTGGCGGTCGGGGTCTATGCGACCAGTGCGTCGACGCCGCTGTTCTTCGCCCAGGCGATCGGACGTTTCGTGCGGTCCCGGCGGCCCGGCGAGACGGCGAGCATCTTCCTGCCGTCGGTGCCCAACCTGCTGCTGCTCGCCTCGGAAATGGAGGCGCAGCGCAACCACGTGCTGGGCAAGCCGCACCGCGAGACGCTCGACGACCCGCTCGACGCCGAACTGGCCGAGCAGAAGCGCGACGAGCCCGACGACGGCGAAGGCAAAATCGAGTACCTCGGTGCCGACGCCGAGCTGGATCAGGTGATCTTCGACGGCGCCTCTTTCGGGACGGCGACGCCCGCCGGCAGCGACGAGGAGGCCGACTACCTCGGCATCCCCGGCCTGCTCGACGCCGCCTCGATGCGAGACCTGTTGCGGCGCAGGCAGGATGAGCAGCTGCAGAAGCGCACCGAGTCCGGCGCGGTGGTGCCGCCGACCACGCACGGCCAGTTGCGCGAGTTGCGCCGCGAACTCAACACGCTGGTCTCGCTGGCGCACCATCGCACCGGCAGGCCGCACGGCTGGATCCACAACGAACTGCGCCGGCGGTGCGGGGGTCCGCCGGTCGCCGCGGCCACCCGCGAGCAGCTGGCGGAGCGCATCGAGGCGGTCCG
This window contains:
- a CDS encoding DEAD/DEAH box helicase, whose translation is MRADAAPGTQTLRGWQRRALVKYLSAQPRDFLAVATPGSGKTTFALRVVAELLAQRTVEAVTIVVPTEHLKIQWAQAAARQGIALDPKFSNSNSQTSSEYHGVVVTYAQVASHPSRHRVRTENRKTLVVFDEIHHGGDAKSWGDAIREAFDDATRRLALTGTPFRSDDSAIPFVTYEPDKANAHLKVSKADHTYGYSDALADGVVRPVMFMAYSGEARWRDSAGEEHAARLGEPLTAEQTARAWKTALNPAGQWMPAVIAAADTRLRGLRRHVPDAGGMVIASDQTAARAYADLLTTITGEAPTVVLSDDKGASDRISQFSAGTSRWLVAVRMVSEGVDVPRLAVGVYATSASTPLFFAQAIGRFVRSRRPGETASIFLPSVPNLLLLASEMEAQRNHVLGKPHRETLDDPLDAELAEQKRDEPDDGEGKIEYLGADAELDQVIFDGASFGTATPAGSDEEADYLGIPGLLDAASMRDLLRRRQDEQLQKRTESGAVVPPTTHGQLRELRRELNTLVSLAHHRTGRPHGWIHNELRRRCGGPPVAAATREQLAERIEAVRVLQRELTA